A window of the Desulforapulum autotrophicum HRM2 genome harbors these coding sequences:
- the hflC gene encoding protease modulator HflC, whose amino-acid sequence MMKFKGILLGVLALAVVVLFASAYIVDETEQVVVTQFGKVVGSPVTEPGLKFKVPFVQKATYFPKNLQEWDGDPGQVPTKDKTFLWVDTFARWKIVDPVKYFQTVNNMVSAMGRLDDIIDPAMRNFLTSFRLVESVRNSDRPMDTFDAMDGESEGDQASQYKIKVGRSELTRRILEQAQPKLEPFGIEIVDVKIKRINYVEKVRDAVYGRMIAERRQIAEKYRSEGRGEASNIRGDKEKELQKIRSEAYKTAQELKGTADAEAARIYAEAYGVDTDFYAFVRTLDVYKESLDSTTTLVLSTDSEFMKYFKKIKTN is encoded by the coding sequence ATGATGAAGTTTAAAGGTATTCTTCTGGGGGTTCTGGCCCTGGCCGTAGTTGTACTGTTTGCATCGGCCTATATTGTTGACGAGACAGAGCAGGTAGTGGTGACCCAGTTTGGAAAGGTGGTTGGATCACCCGTGACGGAACCGGGGTTGAAATTTAAGGTACCCTTTGTGCAGAAGGCCACCTATTTTCCGAAAAACCTTCAGGAATGGGATGGTGACCCGGGTCAGGTGCCGACCAAGGACAAGACTTTTTTATGGGTAGATACATTTGCCCGCTGGAAGATCGTTGATCCTGTGAAGTACTTTCAGACGGTGAACAATATGGTGAGCGCCATGGGGCGACTGGACGACATCATCGATCCGGCCATGCGTAACTTTCTGACCTCGTTCAGGCTTGTGGAAAGTGTCAGAAACAGCGACCGACCCATGGATACCTTTGACGCCATGGATGGGGAGAGTGAGGGTGATCAGGCTTCCCAGTATAAGATAAAGGTGGGCAGGAGTGAGCTTACACGCCGGATTCTTGAGCAGGCCCAGCCAAAGCTTGAACCCTTTGGTATTGAAATTGTGGACGTAAAGATCAAGCGCATCAACTATGTTGAAAAGGTCAGGGATGCGGTCTACGGGCGGATGATTGCCGAGCGAAGGCAGATTGCTGAAAAGTATCGGTCGGAAGGCCGGGGTGAGGCAAGCAATATTCGGGGTGACAAGGAAAAAGAACTGCAGAAGATTCGTTCTGAGGCCTACAAAACGGCCCAGGAACTTAAAGGAACGGCAGATGCTGAAGCGGCCCGGATTTATGCCGAGGCCTACGGGGTGGATACTGACTTTTACGCCTTTGTAAGAACCCTTGACGTCTACAAGGAGTCCCTCGACAGTACGACCACGCTTGTGCTCTCAACTGATTCAGAGTTCATGAAGTATTTCAAGAAGATCAAAACCAATTAA
- the tolQ gene encoding protein TolQ, which produces MTPETSGIFHMLSNAGLVVKLVLLLLLFFSITSWAIIFIKYRYVKKAYGESVDFTDLFWQCRNLSDAFSKAKVLKQSPVARVFVAGYLEIKRASEPSGEGVGEKRATDTNFMGLGNVKRALRRSINLEVRRLSQLVPFLATAGNTAPFIGLFGTVWGIMNTFHGIGTTGSASLAVVAPGISEALVATAAGLAVAIPAVIAYNYFTDRIRVLDSELQSFAADLLNIIERDIHKQRGV; this is translated from the coding sequence ATGACTCCTGAAACAAGCGGAATTTTTCATATGCTGAGCAATGCCGGGCTTGTTGTTAAGCTTGTGCTTCTGCTGCTCTTGTTCTTTTCCATCACCTCCTGGGCCATTATTTTCATCAAGTACAGATATGTTAAAAAGGCCTATGGTGAATCCGTTGACTTTACTGATCTTTTCTGGCAGTGCCGGAATCTTTCAGATGCCTTTTCAAAGGCCAAGGTCTTGAAACAGAGCCCGGTTGCCCGGGTGTTTGTAGCCGGTTACCTTGAGATTAAAAGAGCATCGGAACCCAGCGGGGAAGGGGTCGGTGAAAAAAGAGCCACGGACACGAATTTCATGGGGCTTGGTAATGTGAAACGGGCACTGAGGCGGTCCATCAACCTTGAGGTCAGACGTCTGTCCCAGCTGGTGCCCTTCCTTGCCACGGCCGGAAATACAGCGCCTTTTATCGGACTGTTTGGAACGGTATGGGGTATCATGAACACCTTCCACGGTATCGGTACCACGGGGTCGGCAAGTCTGGCTGTTGTGGCACCGGGTATCTCCGAGGCCTTAGTTGCAACTGCGGCAGGACTTGCAGTTGCCATCCCAGCGGTGATTGCCTACAATTATTTTACTGACAGAATCAGGGTGCTTGATTCTGAACTCCAGAGCTTTGCCGCAGATCTTCTCAACATCATTGAGCGGGATATTCATAAGCAAAGGGGGGTGTGA
- a CDS encoding IS1380-like element ISDau2 family transposase produces the protein MTQGVLPFKYEEEKTQTGMTALAGLPVYLDLAKVIGLSKSIQKHLKVRKNSQGWTDSQMVLSLVLLNLAGGDCVDDLKILEADEGFCQILRKSETHGLSRKVRRTIESRWRKEKKRSVPSPSAVFRYLSKFHDAEQEDARKKSDVKAFIPAANDFLKGFGKINKDMIAGLNTVSVETTATLDMDATLAQTMKETASYCYKGFKAYQPFNTWWFEQGIILHTEFRDGNVPAGYEQLRVFKEALDCLPSNVEKVKLRSDTAAYQHDLLRYCEKGENKRFGRIEFAIGCNVTKAFKIAVAQVPDAQWQPIYKREKGLQLKTGSEWAEVCFVPNELCYSKDAPVYRYLAKRQRLVEQQPLPGMNDDKQLKLPFPTMEMDESRYKVFGVVTNIKYTQMNGENVIHWLHERCGKSEEVHAVMKDDLAGGKMPSSDFGTNAAWWWIMIIALNLNVMMKNLALAPSMKTKRMKAIRFSLVNIPGRVVKRSRTLFLRLSKGHPSYDLLVEARRKIAMLFGSWAPSG, from the coding sequence ATGACACAAGGCGTGCTTCCATTCAAGTATGAAGAAGAAAAAACTCAGACCGGCATGACCGCATTGGCTGGCCTGCCCGTCTATCTCGACTTGGCCAAAGTAATCGGGTTGTCCAAATCCATCCAAAAACATCTGAAGGTAAGAAAGAACTCGCAAGGCTGGACTGATTCCCAGATGGTTTTATCTTTGGTGCTGCTCAATCTTGCCGGAGGAGACTGTGTTGATGATTTAAAGATACTGGAGGCGGATGAAGGGTTCTGCCAAATATTGCGGAAATCAGAAACGCATGGTTTGAGTCGTAAGGTTCGCCGAACTATAGAGAGTAGGTGGCGGAAGGAAAAAAAACGTTCTGTGCCGTCCCCGTCAGCTGTCTTCAGGTATTTGTCCAAATTTCATGATGCTGAACAGGAGGATGCCCGAAAGAAGTCAGATGTTAAAGCATTTATCCCCGCCGCTAATGACTTCCTGAAGGGGTTTGGAAAGATTAATAAAGATATGATCGCTGGCTTGAATACAGTAAGCGTCGAGACAACGGCCACCTTGGACATGGATGCCACCCTGGCTCAAACCATGAAAGAGACAGCTTCTTATTGTTATAAAGGGTTCAAGGCTTACCAACCTTTCAACACATGGTGGTTTGAGCAAGGAATTATTCTTCACACAGAATTCCGGGACGGTAACGTGCCCGCTGGTTATGAACAGTTAAGGGTTTTTAAGGAAGCCTTGGACTGTCTTCCGAGCAATGTGGAAAAGGTGAAGCTCCGTTCAGATACTGCTGCTTACCAGCACGATCTTTTACGGTACTGTGAAAAAGGTGAAAATAAACGATTTGGTAGAATCGAATTTGCCATCGGCTGTAATGTGACTAAGGCATTCAAAATAGCGGTAGCTCAAGTGCCAGATGCCCAATGGCAGCCGATCTATAAAAGGGAGAAAGGTTTACAGTTAAAAACCGGTAGCGAGTGGGCCGAAGTGTGCTTTGTTCCCAACGAACTGTGCTATAGCAAAGATGCTCCGGTATACAGGTATCTTGCCAAACGGCAGCGCCTGGTTGAACAACAACCTTTGCCCGGTATGAATGATGATAAACAGCTTAAGCTTCCCTTCCCGACAATGGAAATGGATGAAAGCCGATACAAGGTATTTGGTGTCGTTACCAATATCAAATATACACAGATGAACGGGGAGAATGTGATCCACTGGCTTCATGAACGATGCGGTAAGAGTGAAGAGGTTCATGCGGTGATGAAAGACGATCTGGCCGGTGGAAAAATGCCATCATCTGACTTTGGTACAAATGCTGCGTGGTGGTGGATCATGATAATTGCCTTAAACCTGAATGTGATGATGAAAAATCTGGCGTTGGCTCCTTCGATGAAGACGAAACGGATGAAGGCCATCAGGTTTTCACTTGTCAATATCCCGGGGAGAGTAGTTAAACGATCCCGTACTCTGTTTTTGCGTTTATCTAAAGGGCACCCATCTTACGATCTCTTGGTTGAGGCGCGCAGAAAAATTGCAATGCTTTTCGGTTCATGGGCACCATCTGGATAA
- the groL gene encoding chaperonin GroEL (60 kDa chaperone family; promotes refolding of misfolded polypeptides especially under stressful conditions; forms two stacked rings of heptamers to form a barrel-shaped 14mer; ends can be capped by GroES; misfolded proteins enter the barrel where they are refolded when GroES binds) has product MAKEIKYAAKAREAMLKGVQTLADAVVVTLGPKGRNVVIEKSWGSPLVTKDGVTVAKEIDLENKFENMGAQMVKEVSSKTSDMAGDGTTTATVLARAIYEEGQKLVVAGNNPMGIKRGIDLAVEKIIAELEAISKPTKDQKEIAQIGTISANSDETIGNIIAEAMGKVGKEGVITVEEAKSMETTLDVVEGMQFDRGYLSPYFATNAEKMVAEMDNPYILICDKKISSMKDLLPVLEEVAKLGKPLVIVAEDIEGEALATLVVNKIRGTLNVAAVKAPGFGDRRKAMLEDLAILTGGQVVSEDVGLKLENVGVNDLGQAKSVVIDKDNTTIIDGAGARENLEGRVKMIRAQIDETSSDYDREKLQERLAKLIGGVAVISVGAATETEMKEKKARVEDALNATRAAVEEGVVPGGGVALVRCISLLAGLGESEEEKLGVKVVARAIEEPLRQIANNAGVEGSVVINAVKEGKGSFGYNARTNVYEDLIEAGVIDPKKVVRFALQNAASVASIMLTTEAMIADKPEEKDGGMPGGMPGGGMGGMGGMGGMM; this is encoded by the coding sequence ATGGCTAAAGAAATCAAATATGCTGCAAAAGCCCGTGAAGCAATGCTCAAGGGCGTACAAACCCTTGCAGATGCAGTTGTTGTAACCCTTGGACCCAAGGGCAGAAACGTTGTTATCGAGAAATCCTGGGGATCGCCCCTTGTTACGAAAGATGGTGTGACTGTTGCAAAAGAGATTGACCTTGAGAATAAGTTTGAGAACATGGGCGCCCAGATGGTAAAAGAGGTGTCAAGCAAGACAAGTGACATGGCTGGCGACGGAACCACCACTGCAACTGTTCTTGCAAGGGCCATCTATGAAGAGGGTCAGAAACTTGTTGTGGCCGGCAACAACCCCATGGGTATCAAGAGGGGTATCGATCTTGCTGTGGAAAAGATTATTGCAGAGCTCGAGGCCATCAGCAAACCCACCAAGGATCAGAAGGAAATTGCCCAGATTGGAACCATCTCAGCCAACAGTGATGAGACCATTGGTAATATCATTGCAGAGGCCATGGGCAAGGTTGGTAAAGAGGGTGTTATCACCGTTGAAGAGGCAAAATCAATGGAGACCACCCTGGACGTTGTTGAGGGTATGCAGTTTGACCGCGGTTATCTTTCTCCCTACTTTGCAACCAATGCAGAGAAGATGGTTGCCGAGATGGACAATCCCTATATTCTCATCTGCGACAAGAAAATCTCCAGCATGAAAGATCTTCTCCCGGTGCTTGAAGAGGTTGCCAAGCTTGGCAAACCCCTGGTCATCGTGGCTGAAGACATTGAAGGCGAAGCCCTTGCCACACTGGTTGTGAACAAGATTCGCGGCACCTTGAACGTTGCAGCTGTCAAGGCTCCTGGATTCGGCGATAGAAGAAAGGCAATGCTTGAAGATCTTGCCATCCTCACAGGCGGCCAGGTTGTTTCCGAGGATGTCGGACTTAAGCTTGAAAATGTAGGCGTCAACGACCTTGGCCAGGCCAAGTCCGTAGTGATCGACAAGGACAACACAACCATCATCGACGGTGCCGGTGCCAGGGAAAATCTTGAAGGCAGGGTTAAGATGATCCGTGCCCAGATCGACGAGACATCCTCTGATTATGATCGTGAGAAGCTACAGGAGCGCCTTGCAAAACTCATCGGCGGTGTAGCCGTTATCAGCGTGGGTGCTGCAACCGAGACTGAGATGAAAGAGAAAAAGGCAAGGGTTGAGGATGCACTCAATGCAACCCGTGCAGCCGTTGAGGAGGGTGTTGTTCCCGGCGGTGGCGTTGCCCTTGTTCGCTGTATCTCCCTCCTTGCCGGCCTTGGCGAGAGTGAAGAGGAGAAGCTTGGAGTTAAAGTGGTTGCCAGGGCAATTGAAGAGCCCCTTCGACAGATTGCAAACAATGCAGGCGTTGAAGGTTCTGTTGTTATCAATGCCGTAAAAGAAGGTAAGGGTTCCTTTGGTTACAATGCAAGGACCAACGTGTATGAGGATCTTATCGAAGCTGGTGTTATTGATCCTAAAAAAGTTGTTCGTTTTGCCCTTCAGAATGCGGCAAGTGTTGCATCCATCATGCTCACCACTGAAGCCATGATCGCTGACAAGCCCGAAGAGAAAGACGGCGGAATGCCTGGTGGAATGCCCGGTGGTGGAATGGGCGGAATGGGTGGAATGGGCGGAATGATGTAA
- a CDS encoding histidinol-phosphatase — MNNTRTGINHEPTKKKPSHPCRVSVHGGHSGQFCLHARDRLEDMVKRYVELGFTWVGITEHLPAWGEKVMYPDEVAAQLTPDQMLITFGAYILECNRLKKKYRSSIKIFTAFEIETCSGYGTYVPQMVSRFKPDYIVGSVHHVNDQGFDFSKDQYLETATGLGGIDTLYEQYFDLQYEMFRTINPAVAGHFDLIRIFDDNYGSRLKKPAIWQKIVRNLGYIKQQDIVMDYNLRALTKGAVEPYIAAPILELARAMEIRVVPGDDSHGVRDIGQHIDPAIDTLSTLGFTTPFHPPRLYSWETQEKE; from the coding sequence ATGAATAACACCAGGACTGGCATAAATCACGAACCCACCAAAAAAAAGCCCTCACACCCATGCCGTGTATCTGTTCACGGGGGCCACAGCGGCCAGTTCTGCCTCCACGCAAGGGACAGGCTCGAAGATATGGTAAAACGCTACGTCGAACTTGGCTTTACCTGGGTCGGCATCACTGAGCATCTTCCGGCCTGGGGCGAAAAGGTCATGTACCCTGACGAGGTTGCGGCACAGCTGACCCCGGACCAGATGCTTATCACCTTTGGGGCCTATATCCTGGAATGCAACCGCCTGAAAAAGAAATACCGATCAAGCATCAAAATTTTTACCGCCTTTGAAATCGAAACCTGCTCAGGGTATGGCACTTATGTGCCACAAATGGTCTCCCGTTTCAAGCCCGATTACATTGTCGGCTCTGTTCACCATGTCAATGACCAGGGGTTTGATTTTTCAAAGGACCAATACCTTGAAACAGCTACCGGACTGGGGGGGATTGACACCCTTTACGAACAATATTTTGACCTTCAGTACGAGATGTTCAGAACCATCAATCCGGCTGTTGCAGGCCATTTTGATCTCATACGAATCTTTGACGACAACTATGGTTCAAGGCTCAAAAAGCCAGCCATCTGGCAAAAGATCGTCCGAAACCTGGGATACATCAAACAACAGGATATCGTCATGGATTACAACCTCAGGGCCCTTACAAAGGGGGCCGTGGAACCCTATATTGCCGCCCCCATCCTTGAACTTGCACGGGCAATGGAAATCCGGGTTGTCCCAGGCGACGACTCCCACGGCGTGCGAGACATTGGTCAACACATTGACCCGGCCATTGACACCCTTTCCACCCTCGGGTTTACGACACCTTTTCATCCGCCCAGGCTCTACTCTTGGGAAACACAGGAAAAAGAATAA
- a CDS encoding radical SAM protein: protein MKKNYTANNLSITLDMAGSFVYTKISYPVRYGVFNEIRTPDQLLHFNLNGEIIRAVGRTRQWIHPNEWLKRTPGNDWVYYSNGGYTGVFEAMGEYYLPNLQYPTNALIGGKPFRETCVSDLVEDWYQRLMALQTSTKNLPEPMARFLAQALQNTPDRLQEKAKKLFSISGGRVTVMPPDARHVDYDIIPLFISLGCLYKCRFCRVKTEHPFALNTEDEIVGQLTRLKALYGRDLANYNSLFLGEHDALAAGRNLIVFAVEKALEILAFDQGNMKGSNLFLFGSVDSLLDTDPDLFNRLNTLVSKTYINIGLESADQATLDHLGKPITVAQVIQAFDTMQKINDQYQNIEITANFVMDETLPKDHVPAFLRLVRERVSHTKPKGAIYLSPLSINHPSREMMFTFNRLKCLSRLPTFLYIIQRL, encoded by the coding sequence ATGAAAAAAAATTACACCGCCAACAACCTCTCCATCACCCTTGACATGGCAGGGTCGTTTGTTTACACCAAGATCAGCTATCCTGTCAGGTACGGTGTTTTTAATGAGATCAGAACGCCGGATCAACTGCTCCATTTTAATCTCAACGGCGAAATTATCCGGGCCGTTGGCAGAACCCGGCAATGGATTCATCCCAACGAGTGGCTCAAGCGCACGCCCGGGAACGACTGGGTGTATTACTCCAACGGCGGGTATACAGGGGTATTTGAAGCCATGGGAGAGTACTATCTGCCCAATCTCCAATACCCCACCAACGCCCTTATCGGGGGAAAACCGTTTAGGGAAACTTGCGTAAGCGATCTTGTTGAGGACTGGTACCAGAGGCTTATGGCCCTCCAAACATCGACGAAAAACCTGCCTGAACCCATGGCCCGGTTCCTGGCCCAGGCCCTCCAAAACACCCCGGACCGCCTGCAGGAAAAAGCGAAAAAACTGTTCTCCATTTCCGGGGGAAGGGTGACGGTCATGCCGCCCGATGCAAGGCATGTGGACTACGATATCATCCCTTTGTTTATTTCCCTTGGCTGCCTGTACAAATGCCGGTTCTGTAGAGTCAAAACAGAACATCCCTTTGCCCTTAACACCGAAGATGAAATTGTTGGGCAGCTTACCCGTCTCAAGGCCCTGTACGGCCGTGATCTTGCCAATTACAATTCTCTTTTCCTCGGCGAGCACGATGCCCTTGCAGCAGGCAGGAATCTGATCGTATTTGCCGTTGAAAAAGCCCTGGAAATCCTGGCGTTTGACCAGGGGAACATGAAAGGAAGCAACCTTTTTCTCTTTGGAAGCGTGGACTCCCTTCTTGACACAGATCCGGACCTGTTCAACAGACTCAACACCCTGGTTTCCAAAACTTACATCAACATAGGCCTTGAATCCGCCGACCAGGCGACACTTGATCACCTGGGCAAACCCATCACAGTTGCCCAGGTGATCCAGGCGTTTGACACCATGCAGAAAATCAACGACCAATACCAGAACATTGAAATCACGGCCAACTTTGTCATGGATGAAACCCTTCCAAAGGATCACGTCCCGGCCTTTTTGCGCCTTGTCAGGGAGAGGGTGTCACACACAAAACCCAAGGGAGCGATCTATCTTTCACCCCTTTCCATTAACCATCCGTCACGGGAGATGATGTTCACCTTCAACCGCCTCAAGTGCCTGAGCCGCCTTCCCACCTTTCTCTACATCATCCAGCGGTTGTGA
- a CDS encoding 30S ribosomal protein bS22 produces the protein MGSVIKKRRKKMRKHKHRKLLARTRHQRRKGK, from the coding sequence TTGGGTAGTGTTATAAAGAAACGAAGAAAAAAGATGAGAAAGCATAAGCACAGAAAACTCCTTGCACGAACAAGGCACCAGAGGCGTAAGGGGAAATAA
- a CDS encoding TonB family protein: MDAFYPSSSPQGADRLSSGSDESGFRGVWGLTLCLCSVLVHIALAWGLFFVQSIPPKRVLPLVIQVDLVSLSLPGEVSATLGDAVEADVKEEPVIQPPPKPAAVKTPVKQTVTVPERVVHPPEPESVAEKITEPVKAPEPVQAAEPDRKLALKKKTFKADKVMESARKSIAKKVETSTPSADNTLERAFSRLEKAVEAQAGSRPVTGVTGVTGVTGVTGAGAKGDKTELTAIDLYNVELMYRIRQNWAFNERLANAEQGIRAVVLIKILQNGQIRDVWFETRSGNRYLDESALKAVKKSNPLPPLPKGYVTYDLGLQFTPSGLK, from the coding sequence ATGGATGCTTTTTACCCATCATCCAGTCCCCAGGGAGCTGATCGTCTGAGTTCGGGTTCGGACGAGTCTGGTTTTAGAGGCGTCTGGGGCCTCACTCTCTGCCTGTGCTCTGTGCTTGTGCATATTGCCCTTGCATGGGGTCTGTTTTTCGTCCAGAGCATCCCTCCAAAACGGGTCTTGCCACTGGTCATTCAGGTGGATCTTGTCTCCCTGTCCCTGCCCGGCGAAGTCTCAGCCACCCTGGGGGATGCTGTGGAAGCCGACGTCAAGGAAGAACCGGTGATTCAACCGCCACCCAAGCCAGCAGCAGTTAAAACGCCTGTAAAGCAGACAGTGACTGTCCCGGAGCGTGTTGTTCACCCCCCAGAACCCGAAAGCGTTGCAGAAAAAATCACTGAACCGGTAAAGGCTCCAGAACCCGTCCAGGCAGCTGAACCCGACCGGAAACTTGCGTTAAAGAAAAAGACATTTAAGGCGGACAAAGTAATGGAAAGTGCCAGAAAATCCATTGCGAAAAAAGTGGAAACATCGACACCTTCGGCCGACAACACCCTTGAACGGGCCTTTTCAAGGCTTGAGAAGGCAGTTGAAGCCCAGGCCGGTTCAAGGCCTGTGACAGGTGTGACTGGTGTAACCGGTGTGACCGGTGTGACCGGTGCTGGCGCAAAGGGTGATAAAACAGAGTTAACGGCAATTGATCTCTACAATGTTGAGTTGATGTATAGAATCCGTCAGAACTGGGCCTTTAATGAGCGGCTTGCAAATGCCGAACAAGGAATTCGGGCAGTGGTGCTGATCAAAATTTTACAGAACGGGCAGATCAGGGATGTGTGGTTTGAGACCCGGTCCGGGAATCGCTATCTTGATGAGTCAGCCCTGAAAGCGGTTAAAAAATCAAACCCTTTACCGCCGCTTCCAAAGGGGTATGTTACCTATGATCTCGGCCTTCAATTTACTCCTTCAGGGTTGAAATAA
- the hflK gene encoding FtsH protease activity modulator HflK, with amino-acid sequence MNWDWDKLREKKEQYEHRQGGGNIPKPPQMDEVLAKFKNFRFPGGILLIVVLFFVFFGSSLFFTVGVDEVGVIQRFGKYNRISQPGLNFKLPTGIERVTKVKIKRVYKEEFGFKTTPAGGSRFATDSEDIGAALMLTGDLNVAVVPWIVQYRISDPYKYLFKVKNVNSILRDMAEATMRTVVGDRSINEVISKREEIAIAARERLQEEMRQAETGIHIVTIEMKKTNVPEPVQPSFNEVNEAVQEKEQLIYKAKEEFNKAIPQARGEARRVIKDAEGYALDRVNRAMGDGARFTSVYKEYVKAKDITEKRLYLEAMAEILPKIGGKYVVDSDQSNLLPLLNMGQGSSVISGPGKEGDKK; translated from the coding sequence ATGAACTGGGATTGGGATAAGCTCAGAGAGAAAAAGGAACAGTACGAACATCGCCAGGGTGGGGGGAACATACCAAAACCGCCACAGATGGACGAGGTGCTCGCCAAATTTAAGAATTTCAGGTTCCCCGGCGGAATTCTTTTAATCGTGGTTCTTTTTTTTGTTTTTTTTGGAAGTTCGCTGTTTTTCACCGTTGGTGTTGATGAGGTAGGGGTGATCCAGCGGTTTGGAAAGTACAATCGCATCAGTCAGCCCGGGCTCAATTTTAAATTGCCCACGGGGATTGAACGGGTGACAAAGGTCAAGATCAAGCGTGTCTACAAGGAGGAGTTCGGATTCAAGACAACACCTGCGGGTGGTTCAAGGTTTGCAACTGACAGTGAAGATATTGGTGCAGCACTCATGCTCACCGGTGATCTTAATGTGGCTGTGGTTCCCTGGATTGTTCAGTACCGGATCTCGGATCCCTACAAATACCTGTTCAAGGTTAAAAACGTCAACTCCATCTTAAGGGATATGGCCGAAGCCACCATGCGAACCGTGGTGGGAGATCGAAGCATTAACGAGGTAATCTCCAAGCGTGAGGAAATCGCAATAGCGGCAAGGGAACGACTCCAGGAGGAGATGCGCCAGGCTGAAACAGGGATTCATATTGTTACCATTGAGATGAAGAAAACCAATGTGCCTGAACCTGTGCAACCGTCGTTTAATGAGGTGAATGAGGCGGTTCAAGAAAAAGAACAGCTCATCTACAAGGCAAAGGAGGAGTTCAACAAGGCGATTCCCCAGGCAAGGGGTGAGGCAAGAAGGGTGATCAAGGATGCCGAGGGATATGCCCTTGACCGGGTCAATCGGGCCATGGGTGATGGGGCACGGTTTACATCCGTATACAAGGAGTATGTAAAGGCAAAGGATATTACGGAAAAGCGTCTCTATCTTGAGGCCATGGCCGAAATTCTGCCAAAGATTGGCGGCAAGTATGTTGTAGATTCAGATCAATCCAACCTGCTTCCACTGTTGAACATGGGCCAGGGTTCAAGCGTTATCAGTGGGCCAGGCAAGGAGGGGGATAAAAAATGA
- the groES gene encoding co-chaperone GroES gives MSLRPLQDRILVERVQETEKTKGGIIIPDTAKEKPAEGKVVASGNGRVGEDGKLIPMDLKVGDTILFSKYGGTEVKIDGTDYLIMRQDDVLGVIE, from the coding sequence ATGAGTTTAAGACCTTTGCAGGACAGAATTCTTGTTGAGCGAGTTCAAGAGACAGAAAAAACAAAGGGCGGCATTATTATTCCAGATACCGCAAAAGAAAAACCCGCCGAGGGTAAGGTTGTTGCTTCAGGAAACGGTCGTGTGGGTGAAGACGGAAAACTGATTCCCATGGATCTCAAGGTTGGCGACACCATCCTTTTCAGCAAGTACGGCGGAACCGAGGTTAAAATTGACGGGACGGATTATCTGATCATGCGCCAGGATGACGTGCTTGGCGTTATCGAGTAA
- the tolR gene encoding protein TolR produces MQSGHGSFGNDQLMGEINVTPFVDVMLVLLIIFMVTAPMMVQGVDVNLPQVSSTPLAKEEESLVISIKVDGQVFINDQVADVTNLTEKLRAIFGNVENRGVLLKADREVPYGVVVNVMSRVRLAGVTTLGLITLPAEDKS; encoded by the coding sequence ATGCAGTCAGGTCACGGCAGTTTCGGCAATGACCAGCTCATGGGCGAGATCAACGTTACTCCCTTTGTTGATGTCATGCTGGTTTTACTTATCATTTTTATGGTCACGGCTCCCATGATGGTCCAGGGGGTTGATGTGAACCTTCCCCAGGTGAGTTCCACCCCCCTTGCCAAGGAAGAAGAGTCCCTGGTGATCTCCATTAAGGTCGACGGCCAGGTTTTTATCAACGACCAGGTTGCAGATGTGACAAACCTTACCGAGAAGCTCAGAGCCATCTTTGGCAACGTTGAAAACAGGGGAGTTCTCCTGAAGGCTGACCGGGAGGTCCCCTACGGGGTGGTAGTCAATGTCATGTCCCGGGTACGCCTTGCGGGGGTGACAACCCTGGGCCTGATTACACTTCCTGCGGAAGATAAGTCCTGA
- a CDS encoding FmdB family zinc ribbon protein — translation MPIYEYECLNCKRIEEVFQKMSDAPLTTCSHCQGKLQKLISHSSFHLKGSGWYVTDYGGSKSGGSTPPKETTAACAKSCEAPKPAVKKDE, via the coding sequence ATGCCTATTTATGAGTATGAATGCTTAAACTGCAAAAGGATTGAGGAGGTCTTTCAGAAAATGTCGGACGCACCCTTGACCACATGCAGTCATTGCCAGGGAAAACTTCAGAAACTTATCTCCCACAGTTCATTTCATTTAAAAGGTTCTGGCTGGTACGTCACGGATTACGGCGGATCCAAGTCCGGCGGGTCAACCCCTCCAAAAGAGACGACGGCGGCTTGTGCAAAATCCTGCGAAGCCCCTAAACCGGCCGTTAAAAAGGACGAGTAA